A single genomic interval of Carettochelys insculpta isolate YL-2023 chromosome 16, ASM3395843v1, whole genome shotgun sequence harbors:
- the GGA2 gene encoding ADP-ribosylation factor-binding protein GGA2 isoform X1, whose translation MAEAGPGALELWLHKATDPSTPEENWECIQRFCDLVNTDPESLSLAPRLLAHKIQSPQEMEALHALTVLETCVNNCGERFHSEVAKFRFLNELIKVLSPKYLGTWSSEKVKSRVIEIMFSWTVWFPQEVKIRDAYQMLKKQGIIKQDPKLLEDKILPPPSPRPNNSIFDVDEEKSKLLTRLLKSSHPEDLQAANRLIKSMIKEEQEKSAKVSKRLHAIAEVHSNVQLLGEMLTSYKRQELPRSDLQVLQSVFERSEKLRPLLFRLASETVDDDEALAEILQANDKLTQVLSLYKQVVVDHDQGKSSVTSSTDASAAPSPRRSMKSYTLIDFSELGPMFEWLPNQHATATAATAPNSSSSACLLDEELVSLGLSDSPVGQRPSPALSAVQCAGHNGYQCAGSAGTQRTAGLEESWQGGSPEKNMLQDLAGQLPPSSVSGPCPTNLPPVPLSPAGLLRSSSADSLFSDPACELTFAAPSQPASPDAALANLFVPLVSITLSQIPPVTVHDQNGLKAMLHFSRDPVPGRPDVLVMVLSMLSTSAQPIRDIVFQAAVPKAMRVKLQPASGSELPAFSPLLPPAVISQVLLLANPPRDPIRLRYKLLFTQEGQPISAAGEVTGFPEAELWGRT comes from the exons ATGGCTGAGGCGGGCCCGGGGGCGCTGGAGCTCTGGCTCC ATAAAGCCACTGACCCAAGTACCCCTGAAGAAAACTGGGAATGTATCCAGCGATTCTGTGACCTGGTGAACACAGACCCGGAAAG CCTATCGCTGgcacccaggctgctggctcatAAGATACAGTCGCCGCAGGAGATGGAAGCCCTTCATGCCCTGACA GTGCTGGAGACGTGTGTGAATAACTGTGGCGAAAGGTTTCACAGCGAAGTGGCGAAATTCCGATTTCTGAATGAGCTGATCAAAGTTCTGTCTCCAAAG taccTTGGAACCTGGTCATCAGAAAAAGTCAAATCAAGAGTCATAGAAATAATGTTCAGTTGGACAGTTTGGTTTCCTCAGGAAGTTAAAATCCGGGACGCTTATCAGATGCTGAAGAAACAAG GAATCATAAAACAAGACCCCAAACTCCTAGAAGACAAAATTCTACCACCTCCTTCTCCAAGACCTAATAATTCGATTTTTGATGTTGATGAAGAGAAATCCAAG CTCTTAACAAGACTTCTGAAGAGCAGCCACCCGGAGGACCTGCAGGCGGCCAACAGGCTGATCAAGAGCATGATTAAAGAG GAGCAAGAAAAATCTGCCAAGGTGTCCAAACGGCTGCATGCAATCGCTGAGGTTCACAGCAATGTTCAGCTTCTAGGTGAAATGCTGACCAGCTACAAGAGGCAGGAGTTACCCAGATCTGACCTACAGGTTCTACAG AGCGTATTTGAACGCAGTGAGAAGCTGAGGCCACTGCTCTTCCGCCTGGCCAGCGAGACTGTGGATGATGATGAGGCTTTGG cAGAGATTCTCCAGGCCAATGACAAACtcacccaggtgctcagcttgtACAAGCAGGTTGTCGTGGACCATGACCAGGGCAAGAGTTCTGTCACCAGCTCCACTGATGCTTCAG CAGCACCGTCCCCGCGGCGCAGTATGAAGAGCTACACACTGATCGACTTCTCCGAGCTGGGCCCCATGTTCGAGTGGCTCCCAAACCAGCATGCGACTGCGACAGCCGCCACCGCCCCGAACAGCAGCTCCTCGGCCTGCCTGCTTGATGAGGAGCTGGTGTCACTAG GTCTCAGTGATTCCCCGGTTGGACAGAGACCCTCACCTGCTCTCAGCGCAGTGCAG TGTGCTGGACACAATGGATATCAATGTGCTGGAAGCGCTGGTACCCAGCGAACTGCGGGGCTagaggagagctggcagggaggcTCACCAGAGAAGAATATGCTTCAGGATttggcagggcagctgcctccatcGTCTGTGAGCGGGCCATGTCCAAC GAACTTACCACCAGTGCCGTTGTCCCCAGCAGGCCTCCTGAGAAGCTCATCTGCTGACAGTTTGTTCTCAGACCCTGCCTGTGAGCTGACATTTGCCGCTCCTTCACAGCCAGCATCCCCTGATGCTGCCTTGGCAAACCTCTTTGTCCCACTCGTGTCAATTACGCTGA GCCAGATCCCTCCAGTGACAGTGCATGACCAGAACGGGTTGAAGGCCATGCTCCATTTCTCCAGAGACCCAGTCCCTGGGCGACCCGACGTCCTGGTGATGGTGCTCTCGATGCTGAGCACATCCGCTCAGCCAATCAGGGACATTGTGTTCCAGGCTGCAGTCCCAAAG GCTATGAGAGTCAAGCTGCAGCCAGCATCCGGCTCAGAGCTTCCTGCCTTCAGCCCTTTGCTCCCGCCTGCTGTGATATCTCAGGTTCTGCTGCTCGCCAACCCGCCCAGG GACCCCATCCGACTGCGGTACAAGCTGCTCTTCACTCAGGAGGGGCAGCCCATCAGCGCAGCGGGGGAGGTGACTGGCTTTCCAGAGgccgagctgtggggcaggacctGA
- the GGA2 gene encoding ADP-ribosylation factor-binding protein GGA2 isoform X3, with amino-acid sequence MAEAGPGALELWLHKATDPSTPEENWECIQRFCDLVNTDPESLSLAPRLLAHKIQSPQEMEALHALTVLETCVNNCGERFHSEVAKFRFLNELIKVLSPKYLGTWSSEKVKSRVIEIMFSWTVWFPQEVKIRDAYQMLKKQGIIKQDPKLLEDKILPPPSPRPNNSIFDVDEEKSKLLTRLLKSSHPEDLQAANRLIKSMIKEEQEKSAKVSKRLHAIAEVHSNVQLLGEMLTSYKRQELPRSDLQVLQSVFERSEKLRPLLFRLASETVDDDEALEILQANDKLTQVLSLYKQVVVDHDQGKSSVTSSTDASAAPSPRRSMKSYTLIDFSELGPMFEWLPNQHATATAATAPNSSSSACLLDEELVSLGLSDSPVGQRPSPALSAVQCAGHNGYQCAGSAGTQRTAGLEESWQGGSPEKNMLQDLAGQLPPSSVSGPCPTNLPPVPLSPAGLLRSSSADSLFSDPACELTFAAPSQPASPDAALANLFVPLVSITLSQIPPVTVHDQNGLKAMLHFSRDPVPGRPDVLVMVLSMLSTSAQPIRDIVFQAAVPKAMRVKLQPASGSELPAFSPLLPPAVISQVLLLANPPRDPIRLRYKLLFTQEGQPISAAGEVTGFPEAELWGRT; translated from the exons ATGGCTGAGGCGGGCCCGGGGGCGCTGGAGCTCTGGCTCC ATAAAGCCACTGACCCAAGTACCCCTGAAGAAAACTGGGAATGTATCCAGCGATTCTGTGACCTGGTGAACACAGACCCGGAAAG CCTATCGCTGgcacccaggctgctggctcatAAGATACAGTCGCCGCAGGAGATGGAAGCCCTTCATGCCCTGACA GTGCTGGAGACGTGTGTGAATAACTGTGGCGAAAGGTTTCACAGCGAAGTGGCGAAATTCCGATTTCTGAATGAGCTGATCAAAGTTCTGTCTCCAAAG taccTTGGAACCTGGTCATCAGAAAAAGTCAAATCAAGAGTCATAGAAATAATGTTCAGTTGGACAGTTTGGTTTCCTCAGGAAGTTAAAATCCGGGACGCTTATCAGATGCTGAAGAAACAAG GAATCATAAAACAAGACCCCAAACTCCTAGAAGACAAAATTCTACCACCTCCTTCTCCAAGACCTAATAATTCGATTTTTGATGTTGATGAAGAGAAATCCAAG CTCTTAACAAGACTTCTGAAGAGCAGCCACCCGGAGGACCTGCAGGCGGCCAACAGGCTGATCAAGAGCATGATTAAAGAG GAGCAAGAAAAATCTGCCAAGGTGTCCAAACGGCTGCATGCAATCGCTGAGGTTCACAGCAATGTTCAGCTTCTAGGTGAAATGCTGACCAGCTACAAGAGGCAGGAGTTACCCAGATCTGACCTACAGGTTCTACAG AGCGTATTTGAACGCAGTGAGAAGCTGAGGCCACTGCTCTTCCGCCTGGCCAGCGAGACTGTGGATGATGATGAGGCTTTGG AGATTCTCCAGGCCAATGACAAACtcacccaggtgctcagcttgtACAAGCAGGTTGTCGTGGACCATGACCAGGGCAAGAGTTCTGTCACCAGCTCCACTGATGCTTCAG CAGCACCGTCCCCGCGGCGCAGTATGAAGAGCTACACACTGATCGACTTCTCCGAGCTGGGCCCCATGTTCGAGTGGCTCCCAAACCAGCATGCGACTGCGACAGCCGCCACCGCCCCGAACAGCAGCTCCTCGGCCTGCCTGCTTGATGAGGAGCTGGTGTCACTAG GTCTCAGTGATTCCCCGGTTGGACAGAGACCCTCACCTGCTCTCAGCGCAGTGCAG TGTGCTGGACACAATGGATATCAATGTGCTGGAAGCGCTGGTACCCAGCGAACTGCGGGGCTagaggagagctggcagggaggcTCACCAGAGAAGAATATGCTTCAGGATttggcagggcagctgcctccatcGTCTGTGAGCGGGCCATGTCCAAC GAACTTACCACCAGTGCCGTTGTCCCCAGCAGGCCTCCTGAGAAGCTCATCTGCTGACAGTTTGTTCTCAGACCCTGCCTGTGAGCTGACATTTGCCGCTCCTTCACAGCCAGCATCCCCTGATGCTGCCTTGGCAAACCTCTTTGTCCCACTCGTGTCAATTACGCTGA GCCAGATCCCTCCAGTGACAGTGCATGACCAGAACGGGTTGAAGGCCATGCTCCATTTCTCCAGAGACCCAGTCCCTGGGCGACCCGACGTCCTGGTGATGGTGCTCTCGATGCTGAGCACATCCGCTCAGCCAATCAGGGACATTGTGTTCCAGGCTGCAGTCCCAAAG GCTATGAGAGTCAAGCTGCAGCCAGCATCCGGCTCAGAGCTTCCTGCCTTCAGCCCTTTGCTCCCGCCTGCTGTGATATCTCAGGTTCTGCTGCTCGCCAACCCGCCCAGG GACCCCATCCGACTGCGGTACAAGCTGCTCTTCACTCAGGAGGGGCAGCCCATCAGCGCAGCGGGGGAGGTGACTGGCTTTCCAGAGgccgagctgtggggcaggacctGA
- the EARS2 gene encoding nondiscriminating glutamyl-tRNA synthetase EARS2, mitochondrial yields MAPALQRVGPLLRGAPRWLAQRGAGVSAQAGATVRVRFAPSPTGFLHLGGLRTALYNYIFARQHQGSFILRLEDTDQSRVVPGAAEGIEDMLDWAGIPPDESPRKGGPVGPYQQSHRLELYKKASEVLLENGAAYRCFCTPVRLELLKKEALRNRQTPRYDNRCRHLSSKQVAEKLSQGADYVVRFQLKEGAEPFQDLVYGWSKHEVATVEGDPVILKGDGFPTYHLASVVDDHHMGISHVLRGTEWLTSTSKHLLIYRAFGWDPPQFGHLPLLLNKDGSKLSKRQGDIFIERFVQDGCLPEALLDIITNCGSGFAGNQMGRTLEELIMEFDVGRITTHSALLDLDKLPEFNRIHLAQHIGDEKLREKLVTELQRQVEQVYGDQLVDREVLERGYVERILLLRKGHISHVKNMMAPEYSYLWVKPSVSREQLQSVSAELDEIGKLVIGLMEGQIDALTTEKLNEDLRGLQKQLRGTQYSSMMKLLRLVLSAQQHGPSIAEMMASLGPREVCERIKKALSS; encoded by the exons GCTTTTTGCACTTGGGCGGTCTTCGTACTGCTTTGTACAATTATATTTTTGCCAGACAACACCAAGGGTCTTTTATCTTGAGACTGGAAGATACTGATCAAAGTCGTGTGGTGCCTGGTGCTGCGGAAGGAATAGAGGATATGCTGGATTGGGCAG GTATCCCACCTGATGAAAGCCCTCGCAAGGGAGGCCCAGTCGGGCCCTACCAGCAATCACACAGACTTGAGCTGTATAAGAAAGCCAGTGAGGTGCTTCTGGAAAATGGTGCTGCCTACCGCTGCTTTTGCACCCCTGTGCGCCTGGAACTGCTGAAGAAGGAAGCGTTACGGAATCGGCAGACACCACG GTATGACAACAGGTGCCGGCACCTGAGCTCAAAGCAGGTGGCTGAGAAGTTGTCGCAGGGCGCTGACTATGTGGTCCGTTTCCAGCTGAAGGAAGGTGCTGAGCCCTTTCAAGATCTGGTCTATGGATGGAGCAAGCATGAAGTGGCTACAGTGGAAGGCGACCCTGTGATCCTAAAAGGGGATGGCTTTCCCACCTACCACCTGGCCAGTGTGGTGGATGACCATCACATGGGAATTAGTCATGTTCTGCGTGGAACTGAGTGGCTTACTTCAACATCCAAACACCTTCTTATCTACAGAGCCTTTGGCTGGGACCCACCTCAGTTTGGCCACCTGCCATTGCTCTTGAACAAAGATGGTAGTAAACTGTCCAAAAGGCAGGGAGACATTTTTATAGAACGTTTTGTTCAAGACGGTTGCTTGCCAGAAGCTCTCCTGGACATCATCACCAATTGTGGCTCTGGATTTGCAG GGAATCAGATGGGCAGGACGCTCGAGGAGCTGATCATGGAGTTTGATGTGGGCAGAATAACCACCCACTCAGCCCTGCTGGATCTTGACAAACTGCCAGAATTCAACAG GATTCACCTGGCCCAGCATATTGGAGATGAGAAGCTGCGAGAAAAGCTGGTGACggagctgcagaggcaggtgGAGCAGGTCTATGGCGATCAGCTTGTGGACAGAGAGGTTCTAGAGAGGGGCTATGTGGAGCGAATCCTCCTGCTGAGAAAA GGTCACATAAGCCACGTGAAGAACATGATGGCTCCTGAATATTCTTACTTATGGGTCAAGCCCTCAGTGTCTCGAGAGCAGCTGCAAAGTGTTTCAGCAGAACTAGATGAGATAGGAAAGCTAGTCATCGG GCTGATGGAAGGGCAGATTGATGCTCTGACTACAGAAAAGTTGAATGAAGACCTGAGAGGCCTGCAGAAGCAGTTGAGGGGGACCCAGTACAGCAGCATGATGAAACTCCTCCGCTTGGTCCTCAGTGCACAGCAG caTGGACCCAGCATTGCAGAGATGATGGCTTCCTTGGGGCCCAGGGAAGTGTGTGAACGGATTAAGAAGGCGCTTTCCAGCTAG
- the GGA2 gene encoding ADP-ribosylation factor-binding protein GGA2 isoform X2: MAEAGPGALELWLHKATDPSTPEENWECIQRFCDLVNTDPESLSLAPRLLAHKIQSPQEMEALHALTVLETCVNNCGERFHSEVAKFRFLNELIKVLSPKYLGTWSSEKVKSRVIEIMFSWTVWFPQEVKIRDAYQMLKKQGIIKQDPKLLEDKILPPPSPRPNNSIFDVDEEKSKLLTRLLKSSHPEDLQAANRLIKSMIKEEQEKSAKVSKRLHAIAEVHSNVQLLGEMLTSYKRQELPRSDLQVLQSVFERSEKLRPLLFRLASETVDDDEALAEILQANDKLTQVLSLYKQVVVDHDQGKSSVTSSTDASAPSPRRSMKSYTLIDFSELGPMFEWLPNQHATATAATAPNSSSSACLLDEELVSLGLSDSPVGQRPSPALSAVQCAGHNGYQCAGSAGTQRTAGLEESWQGGSPEKNMLQDLAGQLPPSSVSGPCPTNLPPVPLSPAGLLRSSSADSLFSDPACELTFAAPSQPASPDAALANLFVPLVSITLSQIPPVTVHDQNGLKAMLHFSRDPVPGRPDVLVMVLSMLSTSAQPIRDIVFQAAVPKAMRVKLQPASGSELPAFSPLLPPAVISQVLLLANPPRDPIRLRYKLLFTQEGQPISAAGEVTGFPEAELWGRT, from the exons ATGGCTGAGGCGGGCCCGGGGGCGCTGGAGCTCTGGCTCC ATAAAGCCACTGACCCAAGTACCCCTGAAGAAAACTGGGAATGTATCCAGCGATTCTGTGACCTGGTGAACACAGACCCGGAAAG CCTATCGCTGgcacccaggctgctggctcatAAGATACAGTCGCCGCAGGAGATGGAAGCCCTTCATGCCCTGACA GTGCTGGAGACGTGTGTGAATAACTGTGGCGAAAGGTTTCACAGCGAAGTGGCGAAATTCCGATTTCTGAATGAGCTGATCAAAGTTCTGTCTCCAAAG taccTTGGAACCTGGTCATCAGAAAAAGTCAAATCAAGAGTCATAGAAATAATGTTCAGTTGGACAGTTTGGTTTCCTCAGGAAGTTAAAATCCGGGACGCTTATCAGATGCTGAAGAAACAAG GAATCATAAAACAAGACCCCAAACTCCTAGAAGACAAAATTCTACCACCTCCTTCTCCAAGACCTAATAATTCGATTTTTGATGTTGATGAAGAGAAATCCAAG CTCTTAACAAGACTTCTGAAGAGCAGCCACCCGGAGGACCTGCAGGCGGCCAACAGGCTGATCAAGAGCATGATTAAAGAG GAGCAAGAAAAATCTGCCAAGGTGTCCAAACGGCTGCATGCAATCGCTGAGGTTCACAGCAATGTTCAGCTTCTAGGTGAAATGCTGACCAGCTACAAGAGGCAGGAGTTACCCAGATCTGACCTACAGGTTCTACAG AGCGTATTTGAACGCAGTGAGAAGCTGAGGCCACTGCTCTTCCGCCTGGCCAGCGAGACTGTGGATGATGATGAGGCTTTGG cAGAGATTCTCCAGGCCAATGACAAACtcacccaggtgctcagcttgtACAAGCAGGTTGTCGTGGACCATGACCAGGGCAAGAGTTCTGTCACCAGCTCCACTGATGCTTCAG CACCGTCCCCGCGGCGCAGTATGAAGAGCTACACACTGATCGACTTCTCCGAGCTGGGCCCCATGTTCGAGTGGCTCCCAAACCAGCATGCGACTGCGACAGCCGCCACCGCCCCGAACAGCAGCTCCTCGGCCTGCCTGCTTGATGAGGAGCTGGTGTCACTAG GTCTCAGTGATTCCCCGGTTGGACAGAGACCCTCACCTGCTCTCAGCGCAGTGCAG TGTGCTGGACACAATGGATATCAATGTGCTGGAAGCGCTGGTACCCAGCGAACTGCGGGGCTagaggagagctggcagggaggcTCACCAGAGAAGAATATGCTTCAGGATttggcagggcagctgcctccatcGTCTGTGAGCGGGCCATGTCCAAC GAACTTACCACCAGTGCCGTTGTCCCCAGCAGGCCTCCTGAGAAGCTCATCTGCTGACAGTTTGTTCTCAGACCCTGCCTGTGAGCTGACATTTGCCGCTCCTTCACAGCCAGCATCCCCTGATGCTGCCTTGGCAAACCTCTTTGTCCCACTCGTGTCAATTACGCTGA GCCAGATCCCTCCAGTGACAGTGCATGACCAGAACGGGTTGAAGGCCATGCTCCATTTCTCCAGAGACCCAGTCCCTGGGCGACCCGACGTCCTGGTGATGGTGCTCTCGATGCTGAGCACATCCGCTCAGCCAATCAGGGACATTGTGTTCCAGGCTGCAGTCCCAAAG GCTATGAGAGTCAAGCTGCAGCCAGCATCCGGCTCAGAGCTTCCTGCCTTCAGCCCTTTGCTCCCGCCTGCTGTGATATCTCAGGTTCTGCTGCTCGCCAACCCGCCCAGG GACCCCATCCGACTGCGGTACAAGCTGCTCTTCACTCAGGAGGGGCAGCCCATCAGCGCAGCGGGGGAGGTGACTGGCTTTCCAGAGgccgagctgtggggcaggacctGA
- the GGA2 gene encoding ADP-ribosylation factor-binding protein GGA2 isoform X4: MAEAGPGALELWLHKATDPSTPEENWECIQRFCDLVNTDPESLSLAPRLLAHKIQSPQEMEALHALTVLETCVNNCGERFHSEVAKFRFLNELIKVLSPKYLGTWSSEKVKSRVIEIMFSWTVWFPQEVKIRDAYQMLKKQGIIKQDPKLLEDKILPPPSPRPNNSIFDVDEEKSKLLTRLLKSSHPEDLQAANRLIKSMIKEEQEKSAKVSKRLHAIAEVHSNVQLLGEMLTSYKRQELPRSDLQVLQSVFERSEKLRPLLFRLASETVDDDEALEILQANDKLTQVLSLYKQVVVDHDQGKSSVTSSTDASAPSPRRSMKSYTLIDFSELGPMFEWLPNQHATATAATAPNSSSSACLLDEELVSLGLSDSPVGQRPSPALSAVQCAGHNGYQCAGSAGTQRTAGLEESWQGGSPEKNMLQDLAGQLPPSSVSGPCPTNLPPVPLSPAGLLRSSSADSLFSDPACELTFAAPSQPASPDAALANLFVPLVSITLSQIPPVTVHDQNGLKAMLHFSRDPVPGRPDVLVMVLSMLSTSAQPIRDIVFQAAVPKAMRVKLQPASGSELPAFSPLLPPAVISQVLLLANPPRDPIRLRYKLLFTQEGQPISAAGEVTGFPEAELWGRT; this comes from the exons ATGGCTGAGGCGGGCCCGGGGGCGCTGGAGCTCTGGCTCC ATAAAGCCACTGACCCAAGTACCCCTGAAGAAAACTGGGAATGTATCCAGCGATTCTGTGACCTGGTGAACACAGACCCGGAAAG CCTATCGCTGgcacccaggctgctggctcatAAGATACAGTCGCCGCAGGAGATGGAAGCCCTTCATGCCCTGACA GTGCTGGAGACGTGTGTGAATAACTGTGGCGAAAGGTTTCACAGCGAAGTGGCGAAATTCCGATTTCTGAATGAGCTGATCAAAGTTCTGTCTCCAAAG taccTTGGAACCTGGTCATCAGAAAAAGTCAAATCAAGAGTCATAGAAATAATGTTCAGTTGGACAGTTTGGTTTCCTCAGGAAGTTAAAATCCGGGACGCTTATCAGATGCTGAAGAAACAAG GAATCATAAAACAAGACCCCAAACTCCTAGAAGACAAAATTCTACCACCTCCTTCTCCAAGACCTAATAATTCGATTTTTGATGTTGATGAAGAGAAATCCAAG CTCTTAACAAGACTTCTGAAGAGCAGCCACCCGGAGGACCTGCAGGCGGCCAACAGGCTGATCAAGAGCATGATTAAAGAG GAGCAAGAAAAATCTGCCAAGGTGTCCAAACGGCTGCATGCAATCGCTGAGGTTCACAGCAATGTTCAGCTTCTAGGTGAAATGCTGACCAGCTACAAGAGGCAGGAGTTACCCAGATCTGACCTACAGGTTCTACAG AGCGTATTTGAACGCAGTGAGAAGCTGAGGCCACTGCTCTTCCGCCTGGCCAGCGAGACTGTGGATGATGATGAGGCTTTGG AGATTCTCCAGGCCAATGACAAACtcacccaggtgctcagcttgtACAAGCAGGTTGTCGTGGACCATGACCAGGGCAAGAGTTCTGTCACCAGCTCCACTGATGCTTCAG CACCGTCCCCGCGGCGCAGTATGAAGAGCTACACACTGATCGACTTCTCCGAGCTGGGCCCCATGTTCGAGTGGCTCCCAAACCAGCATGCGACTGCGACAGCCGCCACCGCCCCGAACAGCAGCTCCTCGGCCTGCCTGCTTGATGAGGAGCTGGTGTCACTAG GTCTCAGTGATTCCCCGGTTGGACAGAGACCCTCACCTGCTCTCAGCGCAGTGCAG TGTGCTGGACACAATGGATATCAATGTGCTGGAAGCGCTGGTACCCAGCGAACTGCGGGGCTagaggagagctggcagggaggcTCACCAGAGAAGAATATGCTTCAGGATttggcagggcagctgcctccatcGTCTGTGAGCGGGCCATGTCCAAC GAACTTACCACCAGTGCCGTTGTCCCCAGCAGGCCTCCTGAGAAGCTCATCTGCTGACAGTTTGTTCTCAGACCCTGCCTGTGAGCTGACATTTGCCGCTCCTTCACAGCCAGCATCCCCTGATGCTGCCTTGGCAAACCTCTTTGTCCCACTCGTGTCAATTACGCTGA GCCAGATCCCTCCAGTGACAGTGCATGACCAGAACGGGTTGAAGGCCATGCTCCATTTCTCCAGAGACCCAGTCCCTGGGCGACCCGACGTCCTGGTGATGGTGCTCTCGATGCTGAGCACATCCGCTCAGCCAATCAGGGACATTGTGTTCCAGGCTGCAGTCCCAAAG GCTATGAGAGTCAAGCTGCAGCCAGCATCCGGCTCAGAGCTTCCTGCCTTCAGCCCTTTGCTCCCGCCTGCTGTGATATCTCAGGTTCTGCTGCTCGCCAACCCGCCCAGG GACCCCATCCGACTGCGGTACAAGCTGCTCTTCACTCAGGAGGGGCAGCCCATCAGCGCAGCGGGGGAGGTGACTGGCTTTCCAGAGgccgagctgtggggcaggacctGA